CAGGGACTGCCAGTCTGGGGGGGAAGCGGTGGTCATATGGAACCTCAGGGGGGAGACACAGCAGGACCTGGCTTTTGAAGTCCCCAGGGCGGTGCAGAGGCCACAGGCTGCGCCCTGCAAAGCCTCCTGCAAAGCCTCCACCTCTGACACAGATGGCAGAGTGAGGGGACTTCAGCAGCTCAAGACTAAGCCGCAAGGGCAGCCAAGTCTGTCCTCAGGATGGAAGGACTCACGTCCCCCTAAGGGTTGGGGAATGTGtgcgtgggtggggtgggggggctgccaTGAGTTGGCTGAAGTGGAAGCAGTCACGCCCACATCGCCACATGCCCCGGAGGGAGGCTCCCACTGAATTCTGTGGAGTAATCAGAGTGATTGGGGCCCCTCGGGGAACAAGCTGCTCCTGGGACACAGGAGTCCCAGATGTGGAGTCCGATCAGCTCAGGGAGCCAGGGGGCGGGGCGAGGCACCCCAGGGCCAGCAGTGTGGACGCTGCAGAAAACGAGGGACACGCCCCTATCAGATGAAAGGACCTGGTAGGCCTGCTACACAGTCTCTCAACGACCCTCAAGTTTCTGCAGAATGCACATTCCCAGGCTCAGCCCTGACCATGCTGGGGCGGACGGCCGGGGAGGAGCCCCTGAAGTGCTACCCGCTCAGCGTTGGTGCAGTGCCaaggctgggcctgggaggaagccagtgtcctgcccctgcccccagcccgggATCAAGACTGAGACGCTTGGAGCCCAGGCTGGCGGTGCCGTGTGGGACCGGCCTGTCCCTCCAGAGCCACAGCCGCacttgcaggggtgggggtggggcggagaaCGACACGGATTTAGACCCACTGGGGTGACTGCTTTATTCATGCTACTTCCAGGAAGGGGCGTCAGAGCTGGACCAGTCTGCACTCTCGGAGGCTTTTCCGTCGGCCACGGGGGCGCCGCGGCCTGCTTACGGGTCCTCGATGTCGAGGAACCCCTGCTTGGGCGGCGCTGCTCCGCGGTACCACGCGCAGGAGCCGTCATTCCTCTTGATGCAGGCGAAGAACTTGGCCTGGTGCCCGTTGACGCTCTTCTCTGTGACCCAGTCCATCCACAGGCACTCATCCAGGGAGGAGGTGTAGCAGGGGGTCGCGGGGCAGCGCGTGATCTAGGAAGAGGGGCGCAGAGTGGGGCTCAGGGGGACTGAGGCTGCTCGGGGGCGTGTCCCGGACCCGGCAAAGCACCTGGCGCAGGTGGCCGGGGGCCCTTTGTTGAGTGGATGACCACAGGACAGCGGGGAGCTGGGACGGGAGGGAGCCTGTTCCGTCCACAGCCTTTCCTCAGAGCTGCGCTCTCCAAACAGCAGCAGGCGGCCTGCCTGAGGTGGGGCGGGGAGGCGACACCAGGGGGGCCTGTGCAACCCTGGCCACTGCAGGTCCTCCTCCACTGTGGGCCTTCTGGTCTACCTTCTCTGAGCACAGCAAAGTGATgttacctgtgcccaccctcCTGGGAGTGTGAGAGTAACAGTCACAACAACGCAGGGCCTGAAGTCTCCTGCAGAGGGTGGCAGGTGAGGGAAAAGGCTGTGTCTCGCTCCCAAGGCCACCTGGGCTTGGGtgggggtctgggggtgggggcaggaagcagCATTCGGGCTGAGGAAGCTGAGTCTACAGGAGGGCAAAACCTCCAGGACCAAGTAAAGAAGAAGAACTTGgttttgattttgtgttgggtgCAGGGGCATCTGCTCAACGTACGTAGAGCTGTCAGTCAGAATCCTCACCTCGAATGAGCgaagggcaggcaggagggccACATGCACAGGGCCCAGCACCTCCGAGACCCTCGCTCGCTCGCGGTGATGCAGAGGGGCACCTGGCCCCCAGCAGCGCGTGCTGCGACAGGGCCGGCAGGCAGGGTGGGTGACCCCAGGATGGCTCACCTTCCACGCCTGTACGAGTGTTGGTGACGCCCTCACTGGGCCGCTTTTGATCACTTTTGTAGAAGGGGGCTGGGGTTTCTGGCACTCGGCACACAGGCCCCACCTTTACAAGGACCCGTGCGTGGAAGGGGCGGGGGGTTGGCAAGAGGGTGACGGGTGGGACTCTTACACAGCACAGGCTTCACCCCTGCACCATTGTAGAAAATACTCATGGCCACAGTTTCCCCACAAACTTCTTCCACAAGAGGGCCCCCCTTCCTAGAAGCGCCGGGCCCCTGGCCACACTGCCCTCACCCCTTAACCCTCCCCCCTCAGCAGAGGGACACCTCAGGGCTCCATCCCCACCAGATGACCTCACTGGTGGGGAGGCCGCACGTCCCCATAGCCCTGGTTGAGTCGGGACCCTGCACACTGAGAGGCCCTGGAGAGCCGGGGGTCGAACTCTGCAGCCCACCTGGAGGCGGCGGGGACGGGGTGAAGCCCGGAAGGAGGGCCGGCTTACCTTGCACTCACAGCCCATCTGGTACCTGTGGTTCAGGCTCTTCTTCTGAGTGGTGCTCAGGGTGTCCCAGGGCACGATGAAGTCACAGAGAGTGACGTGCATCTTGCCGTCCCCCTCGGCCTTTCCTGAGGAGAGACAGGGATCCCTGAGCTCAGGTCCTGCACCAGGCGTGGCTTGGGCAGGGGGAGGCTCAGTTCCAACGACACCGTGTGCTAGGGCCGAGTGGTGTCCCCCAGATTCGCAGAGTGGAGCCCCGGCCCCAACAGCTCAGGAGGTGACAGTGTGTGCAGACagagtctttaaagaggtgaaTTTGTTAAAATGAAGTCACATGGACGGGCCCGAATCCAGTCCTTACGAGGTGATCAGGACGcaggcacacacagagggacGACCGTGCGGGGACACAGGGAGAGGACGGCCGTCTACACGCCCAGGAGAGGGGCCTCAgagggaaccaaccctgccaacccCCTGACCTCGACTTTCAGCCTCCCGCACTGCGAGGGGACGAATGTGTGTACGCCGCCCGGGCTGTAGTATTTACCACAGCAGCCCGAGCTGACTAAGACGCCACGGATTCCTTATTCCGAGGGGAAGAAGGCGGGCTCCCTGCAGCACACCTAGAAGAGGCGGGGAACTGAAAAGCAGACCTCTCCTACTCTCTACACAAGGTATCGTGGCGACGTGTCCCTCCCGTCTTCCCTCCTGCCCACGCACTGACGTCAAAGGTCCCGTCGTAGGTGGGTTGAGGACACTgcctcctgttttatttttcagcaacTATTTGTCCACGCGCTTTTCCTCCATTGGATGTGGAACTTGGAATGCTGGGGTTTTCCACGACGAGCAGCAAAAGCCTGGGACCCCACGAAGTCGGAAGCCTCCCCTGAGCCCCCTCCCCGGGACgaggaggggctgctgctggccTCTCGGACCTTAGGCTCCTGACGCCCTCCCTCCCCTTCGTGAATTAAGAGTTCACGCTGCTGAGGGTCTTGGCCCCACAACAGGAAATGACAGGCAAGTACAGCAGCCAATGACAGAACCTAACAAGGGACAGGGGACCTCGTCCCTCCTGCTCACACGGCACCCTGTCAGGAGCACAAACACCCAGCCGTGGGCAGGGCGCCTGGCAGAGCGTGCTGCGCAGCTCCCTGAGAGGCTGAGCCCAAGTCCCTGGCACGACCACGCCGCTGTACCAAGCTCAGTGACCTCAGGCATGGCGCCGGCCACGGAGAATCTGCTGACAGACCTGCACTCTGTGAGGCAGGACAGTGGCCAGACGACCGCGTCCCCATCATGGGTAGCGGAACTGTGCCAGGGGCAACTCGGACGGCTCGCTTGAGGCTGGAGTGGGCGCTGTGACCTGACCTCCCCACCGAGTACCGGGCAGGGGGCGGGAAGCCCTCTCTTCACGCATGTGCCTGTTTTCACCGGTCCTTAGCTTTAGGAGCTCTGTCTTCCCTTGTGTATGCGTTTGGACTCCGTAGGACACTGCGGGGGAAGAAACGGACCAAGAAGCAGGGCTGCTCCTGCAACACTGAGGCTGAGCCCTAACAGCTGAAACAGAGAAGTGTTCGGTGGCCTTCACGCTTCCAAATTAGATGCCTGACTTTTCCTCCCTAGACCTGTGGCCTTTTCCTGTGAGTTTAGAGTATCTAAGGAAGGCACACCACCGGCAAAAGGCAGGTAATTCACTCCTCTGGCCTGGTTTCTTCCAGCACTGACTAGCCGCAGTGCACCGCGGCCCCTCCCCGCCTGCTCCTGCTTTATCCTGCTCCTGCTTTATCCACAGGCTCCACTTCTGGCTCCGCCCCAAACTCCCAGAGTCAGGGCTACTGTCTCCCGGACCGGTCTCAGTGTCCACGTCCTGTGGGCCCTTGTCTTTCGTGCGTCTTGCTCCCTCACATCATAAGCACAGGGTCAAGGTTGGGTCTCAATCCTTTTCTCAGCTCCTCGCACatagtaattgctcaataaaAGTTCCCCGACAACAACTGTGGCATTTGTTCCGACAATTTGCTTCACTACCTGAGGTTCTCCCTTTTGAGGTTTTCACCACCAATTCAAGCTTCGGTGGACAGGAGGCAAAGGCAGGTCGAGGGCATGGGGTGCAAACTGTATCCTTTCAACGGCCCTGGTTGCTGGGCTCAGGTGAACTCTGGAGGTTGTGGACAGGTGCAGGAGCGTCTCAGAACGTGAAAGGGAGACCCCTTCCGGAAGAGGTAACTAACACTGGCCTGGGCGTGCGGGACGAGACCATCTGTTACAGCATTCTACTCAAGCCTGCCGTGGAGGAAAGCGAAGTCGTTCTTGGATACAAACAGCAATTAATGAAAATCTGTAACTCAGGGTGGtaggtttatttttccttttggaggAGAGGGCTATAGAAGAAAATTACAGGGCCGATTCTCTAACAGTGCCTGAACAGGGCGGCCCAACTCGCCAGGGGAAGGTGACTCATCGCCCCGGAGGGGGTGGGCTGCCTCGGGCTGCTGCTCGGTCACCCCCAGCCCCGTGACTTCTGGTTAGCCCGTCCCGACTCTGGGAGAAAAAGATTTAGAACCTGTGCTTTAGAAAACTCCATGCGGGGTTCGACCGGGAGCCATCACTGAGCCCGGGGAAGAAGTTGGGTTGGAAAGCTTCCTCCAGACTGGGTGAGTCAGCAACTTCGGCCGTGCCTTGGGGCCAAAAAGGGAACTGAAATGCATCCCATGTCACTTGCTGGCTTCTGATATTACACGTGAAGCCGGCTGAGGTCACAAGCACAGGTATCAAGTGAATGCATCTTCCAGCGTCTTGAGTTCGGGCGGCACACGCAGCCACAGCTTGGATGGCTCGGCTGTAGCGAGCCTCCAGTATGGCCGCCACACTTCCGGGCATAATGAGTTGTCTTCCCATTCAAACTGGGGACAATCCCATAGGTTCATGTGTGGGGACAGCCACGACACAGACGTGTGACAGAGATGAATGGAAATTGTCAGGCTTTCTGTGCTCGGTTCTTACCACTTCTTTTGGACACAGAAACCCCGCTTTCGGACAAAGGACTGAGCAAATCAGATCCTCTCCTACCACGTCCcccaaaagacagaaaacaaagcgACCCCCAGCAAAGGGGTTACCACTAGGCAGTGACACCACCTCTGCCCTCAGTACTCGTCCTGGACCCGCACTTTCCGGGCGGGCCTGCAGTTCCCTCACGGGCTCCGAGGTACGCGGGACAGGGACAGACGTGAGCCACATACCTAGGGCAGACACGGCATGCTGGGGCCATCTCCCGGGCCGCCCGGCCCTCGGGCCCGGTCGAAGGGACTGAGGATTTGAACTCTCCACCTCTGGGAGTAAGGGGCAGTGCCAGGGTCATCAGGGCCTCTGGGCGAGAGGCAGGTCTGACCGACCAGAGAGCACCCCGAATAGGAAGGTGGTGGCCTCTGTAAGGGAGGTGCGGGGCCTAGGCCTGGGCGTGGCCCTCCTTAGTGTGCACTGAGGGCTTCCGGGCCCAGCGGAACGGGAGTTCGGCCTCCGACCCGGAGCCGAGAAGGTTCTTGTTAGAAGCTGGCTCTCCGTCCTGACTGCACACCACACATTTCTGGACAGCTTTAAAGACGCTGCTGCCCAGGTCCCACCCCTGAGATGCTGCTGGAATTGGGGTGCGGTGCGGCCCGTGCATCAGGAGTTTTGCACGCTCCCTGTGGAGCTCTGCTGAGCCGTGCAGGCAGAGGGCTCCTGgccaggtgtggggtggggcggCCGCGACAACCCAGACCGAATGAACAAGGTGGCAGAGGGTAGGAGACCCCGCAGCCAGGTGGACCAGGTACTAGCTTCTGGCTGCACCACGCCCGGCTGCGAGACCCAGGCCGAGAGGTGTGCGGAGGAATGCCCGCCAGCTGGCACCCGGGAGGGGAACCTAGAGGGCCCAGCGCATGCCGACGTCTACGGTGTGAATGCTCCCGCCCAGGCCAATTTTAAGCTACCAACGCGACGTCAACTGAAATCTAACAATTGGTGCGTGGAAGTGGGCTCAGCACCCACACTGTGTCTGGGGCGCACGGCCGCAGCACCTCACTCCTCAGTCTTCCCACCTGTAAACGGGATTGTACCAGCACCTTCCTCAGAGGGGTGGTGAGGGTTAAACGGACTCAGCGCGAAAGGCATGCAGACAGTGTCAATGCCAGGAAAAGGGCACTCCGATGTCTAGTCACAGGCAGGCGGTAAAGCCTGTAGTAGATGCCAGACTGAGGTCGCTTTACCACCCAGGAGCCCAAGCCCTCCCCCTCCTTCAGAGCTTCTGCAGCGCTGCAGTTTGGCCAGACAGCCCCTAGAGGGCAGTGTGAGGAGCCGGAGCAGGACTCCGGGGCTGCGGTTTCATGGGGCTGGTCCTCACTGACCAGCacagagagagaggacaaggagAAGCCGAGCCCTGGATTTGCTGCGGCAACAAGTCCCCAGCACCGTGGGAgttctgtctccttcctcttctctgatCGTAGTTTTCTCACCATGCGAGTAATAGATGCCATAATTTGCCAAACTGAGCCAACACCGGAAAGCAGAAAAGAGGAGACAGAAGTGGTGATAAGACGCAGGCTGATTTCCGCCCACACTGTTTCAGGCACATGCTGAGGTCGCTGCACCTGCGCCGGGCGCGCCAGCAGCCCCCTGCCTTTGCCCCTCCTGCATTCCAGCGGTGGCAGGGGTCGGGGGTCAGAGCTCTGCCTCCCGACTTTGTCCCTGTGCCTGACTCTCCACTGGATGTCACTTTTCTTACAAAAATAGTAGCTGCTGGGACCGGAAGATGGAGCGGAAAGGCAGCTGCTCTGCAAGCAGCCTGGCCGTCCCCCAAGTGATTAAACGCAGTCGCCATATGTCTCGCAATTCCGCCCCCAGGCATCCACCCAGGAGGAACGAAAACACACGTCCACGCGAAGGCTCGTGCACAAGTGTCCATAGCGACACCGTTCACGCTCACCGAGAGGTGGAAACCACCCCCCGTCCACGGAGTGATGACGGGGAGACGCAGTGTGGCGTGCCCACTCAACATCGGTGGCATGTTCTCCGGCCAGAAAAAGGCGTGACGTGCTGACGCCTGATACAGAGCGCCCGGACTTTAAACACAGAGGAGTGACCGAAGccagacacagggggccgtgcACCACGTGACCTCACGGGGTGAAGTCTGCAACAGGGGGCTCCGAGGAGTCGGGACTCGGGTGGGTGGCTGCTGagagccggggtgggggtggggagagggggctgggcaggcGACAGTGAAGGGC
This window of the Desmodus rotundus isolate HL8 chromosome 9, HLdesRot8A.1, whole genome shotgun sequence genome carries:
- the TIMP2 gene encoding metalloproteinase inhibitor 2 isoform X3, which translates into the protein MRRKHPSRDSSSGGAVIRAKVVGEKEVGSGNDIYGNPIKRIEYEIKQIKMFKGPDKDIEFIYTAPSSAICGVSLDVGGKKEYLIAGKAEGDGKMHVTLCDFIVPWDTLSTTQKKSLNHRYQMGCECKITRCPATPCYTSSLDECLWMDWVTEKSVNGHQAKFFACIKRNDGSCAWYRGAAPPKQGFLDIEDP